One window of Quercus robur chromosome 5, dhQueRobu3.1, whole genome shotgun sequence genomic DNA carries:
- the LOC126728030 gene encoding uncharacterized protein LOC126728030: MALHPKDEALMCKVFPSNLGPVTMRWFDSLRANSIDSFKELTWAFGSHFITCTKVPRPIDSVLCLSMQEGETLKTYSDRYWEMFNEIDGDFEDMAISTFKVGLPTEHSLRKSLIGKPITSVRQLMDRIDKYKRVEEDQQQGKGKAKVILQ; encoded by the coding sequence ATGGCTCTCCATCCCAAAGACgaagccttgatgtgcaaggtgttcccaTCCAATCTAGGACCCGTAACGATGAGATGGTTCGACAGCCTAAGGGcaaattccatagattccttcaAAGAGCTCACCTGGGCATTTGGCTCTCATTTTATTACGTGTACCAAGGTCCCTCGGCCCATAGATTCCGTACTATGTCTATCTATGCAAGAAGGAGAGACTCTGAAAACTTACTCAGACAGGTACTGGGAGATGTTCAACGAAATAGATGGTGACTTTGAAGACATGGCCATCAGTACTTTTAAGGTTGGCCTCCCAACTGAGCACAGTTTACGGAAGTCTCTTATTGGCAAACCTATCACCAGTGTGCGCCAACTTATGGACCGAATTGATAAGTACAAAAGGGTTGAAGAAGACCAGCAACAAGGGAAAGGAAAAGCTAAGGTTATCCTTCAgtag
- the LOC126729049 gene encoding uncharacterized protein LOC126729049, with the protein MASRQDIGNKAGEITGQAQVKKDELLDRASDAAHSAQNSSPNLTGQATNFLQQTGEQVKNMAQGAAVAVKNTLGLNTDSPNSTNNRSNTNNPSNPNTASNINNPSYPNTTSNINNPSNPSTRI; encoded by the exons ATGGCAAGCCGCCAGGATATTGGAAACAAGGCAGGCGAAATCACAGGTCAAGCTCAG GTAAAGAAGGATGAGCTTCTGGACCGGGCATCTGATGCAGCTCACTCAGCCCAAAACTCTTCCCCTAACCTCACAGGACAAGCCACCAACTTCCTTCAACAG ACGGGTGAGCAAGTAAAGAACATGGCGCAAGGGGCCGCAGTGGCAGTGAAGAACACACTGGGATTGAACACAGACAGCCCCAACAGCACCAACAATAGGAGCAACACCAACAATCCAAGCAACCCAAATACCGCGAGCAACATCAACAATCCAAGCTACCCAAATACCACGAGCAACATCAACAATCCGAGCAACCCAAGTACAAGgatttga